TCTCTGTTTCTTAACGAAAGAAATGGCGCTGGAATTGGTGGGTGGGGCTGTTTTGGGGGCTGTCGTTGGGGAGCTATTCAAAGCGATCTTGAATCTGGGTGAAAGGGCCATCAGTTTCAATCCTGTTCTTAAGGATATCCGTTCCAAGCTTAATGCTATAATGCCTTTGGTGAAGCAAATCGATGAGCTTAATGATTATCTCGATTACccaaaagaagaaacagagaAATTGAGGGGTCTGATGGATGAAGGGAAGCAGTTGCTTCTCCAGTGCGGCGATGTGAAATTGGGGgatcttaattatttgaagagACCATCTTACACCCAAAAGCTTCGGGAATTGGATACTGCACTTCGAAGCTTCATGGATGTTTTGATGTTGCAGATGGCTAGAGATCAGAAGAAGAACATGAAGATGATGAACCAAATGATGGAGATCATTTGTAGACTTGATAATAGAGGTGGGTCGAGTAAACCTATGGATTTGTTTGTTCCACCATGTCTGGTTCCTCAACTGCGAGAAGAAACCGTTGGGTTGGAGAAGCCAGTTAAGGAGTTGAAGGTGAAACTTCTCAAAAATGGGGTTCAAATGTTGGTGGTGACAGCTCCTGGTGGCTGCGGAAAAACCACACTGGCCTTAAAATTTTGCCACGACAAAGAAGTCAAAGGTACGTCAAAATCATTCCTTTTgagggaaaaaatgaaaaaagtttgTCTACATATTGAGCTTaggaaatgaaattatattaaactatTGGGtgaaaaaaacttaatggcgTCTCTTACAGGAGCTTTCTAATTTCACGTCTTGATAGATATATTCCAGGAGAAGATCTTTGTCCCAGTTTCAAGAAAACCAGATTTGAAGCTTATATTGAAAGATATAATTGAAAGCCTTAGAGGAATTCAATTGCCTGATTTGCAAAGTGATGAACGTGCATTCTGCTATTTAGAATTGTGGTTGAAGCAGACAAGTGTAAATCGTCCTGTTTTGATTGTGTTAGATGATGTGTGGAGTGGGCAAGAATCTGAAGTTCTTCTTGATAAGCTGTTTCAATTGCCTTGCTGCAAGATCTTGGTCACTTCTAGGTTTTATTTCCCAAGATTTAGTGAGTCTTATTATTTGGAACCTTTGAACCATGAGAATGCAGTACAACTTTTTCGTCGTGCAGCATCACTGGACAAAGGAATTTCTAAGCTCCCCGATGATGAAACTGTAGAAAAGGCAAACTTTCTATTATCTGATTAGCTCtactttttctaatatttttatatctgTCAGTTTCTTTTAAATGGCTATGTTTAAAAAGctctttgaaattgaatttcagATAATTGGGGGATGCAAGAGACTACCTCTTGCACTGAAGGTAATCGGGAGGTCTCTTTCCCACAAACCGACATCTGTTTGGAAAGTAACGGGGAGGAATTTGGCTAGAAGTGGCTCCATATTTGATTCTGACAATGAACTTCTTGAATGCCTTCAGAGCAGTTTGGATGTCTTGGATGATAACATGGTAACTAAGAAGAGTTTCATGGATTTAGGCTCTTTTCATGAAGATCAAAGAATTTCTGCTTCTACCTTCATTGACATGTGCACAGTTTTGTACACACTAGACGAAAGTGAAGCAATGGTTACCCTTGACGAACTATCCTCTCGAAGTCTAGTTAATTTTGTCACAGCGAGGTAAATACTATGCTCGAATGTTTGTAATTTCAGTTGCTGATAGTGTTGCCTGTATTATTGATGTAAAGAGAATagaaattgatttgttttgtgGGGTTGTTGATCAGAAAATATGGATATGATGATGACTTTTATGAAGAGTACTCTTTTACTCAGCATGATATTCTCAGAGATTTGGCTATTCACTTGATGAATATGGAGCCCATAGAACAAAGGAAAAGATTGATCTTAGACATTAATGGAAATGATCTTCCCAAATGGTGGGTTGATCAAGAAAAGCATACTTCCTATGCTCGCCTTATATCCATAACCACAGGTTTGTCTCTTTCTCTGTGatattccattttctttcctttttctttatcacTTTCACAACTTACTCAAAGGGGTTTTGGATGTTGCAGATAAGAGATTCTCAGCAAGTTGGCCTGACATGGAAGCACCTGAAGTGGAGGTTCTGATTCTTAATCTTCAGTCAAGAACTTACAACTTGCCTGGGTTCATCAAAAGAATGAATAAGCTGAAAGTTTTGATAATCACAtattttggttcttttctAACTGAGGTGACAAGTGAAGATAATCAACTACTCGACAGCCTAACAAGTCTTGAACGAATCAGGTTTGAGCGGATTTCAGTTCCTATCTTTAGTAATCCAAACCCGAAACCACTGATAAATCTGCAGAAAATATCCTTCTTTATGTGCAAATTTGGTCAAACATTCATGGATCCTTCAACCCCAATCTCAGATTTGTTGCCAAACCTGCTGGAGATTTCCATAGACTTCTGCAACAATTTGAGTGAAGTCCCCAATAGGTTGTGTGAAATTGTCAGCTTGCAGAAGCTGAGCATTACAAATTGCCATGGACTATCTTCCTTGCCAGAAGATGTAGGGAAGTTGATTAATCTAAAAAATCTAAGGCTAAGATCTTGCATTCATTTAGAAGAGTTTCCAGAGTCGACAACGAAGCTTCGGGAATTAGTCCTGCTTGATATATCTAACTGTATTGGTCTTGCCAAGCTTCCCGAGAAGATTGGTGAATTTCATAATTTAGAAAAGCTTGACATGAGACACTGCTGGAGTTTGAGCAAGCTGCCACTGTCGATTGGAAAGCTGAAAAATGTGAAGTTTTTATGTGATAGAGAGGTTGGAGAGTGGTTGAGAAAGGTTGCACCTCGCCTTGCCAAACAGGTGAAAGTGCAAGAGGAAGAAGCCAACCTGGAGTGGCTTGGTTTTTGAACCATTCTTTAACTTTAAACATTGGTTCGTTTTCTTCGTTTGTGTTTAgaataagttgtttttttttagtatagtTCAACTGAAGTcttcaattaaatttgggaGAAATTGGTTGACTTCATTTTTGGACTCAGatgtttaataatttgaaataattagcATTATAACACTTActcaaatcaattatttataatgttttattaGTAATCATTTTTAAAGACGTTTTcaattatctaatttttttttattgttccCCTTGTTTTGATTGCTTTCTTGTCTAATCTATCCGGGGCTttgaattggaaaaaaaaggattttgaATCCGAAAAGAGTCTAATGCAACTCTACAAGAGATGAAGTAGCCACCATAGAATTTCAAGGAATGCGAATGAGATGTACAACCGTTTTAAGGTGTTCAAAGATAATGCAAAACATGTGTTTAAAATGAACGTAatgaaaaaatcattaaaattgaagCTCAACCAATTTGCTGATATGTTTGATGATGAGTTTAGGAAGATGTATACTTCCATTATTCCTTACAACAAAGACTTATATGTAAGGAAATAGAAGCTATCGATGGTCGTATCAATGGATTCATGCATGAACATGCAAATAATATTCATCTCAATAGATAGgaggaggaaaaaaagagttgtaaatgtcataattaaaaatcaagaCGGGTGtggtaattaatttaatttataattcttCTCTAAGCCTAAATAATTATCTGTTTGGCAGAATTAGTATCTGTTTGAGAGAATATACTGTTTTAAACCAATATAATTCTAATTAAACTATCTAAATACGttttcataatataaaatataattgtgtGTATTGTGTTTGATATTTCATTAATAGGGCTGCAATGAGAGAGTGAGAATATGAGGATATAAGAATTGATGGAGAGCTGCTTTTTTcctatataaataaataaagttttccTGCTGATCTAAttcaatacaaaatattatttctaaaatcgTTATGGTTTATGATTActctaataataaaacaaaaatctaataatttaattccaACACCAAATTGGGCCTGGAAACCCGCAGTTAGGCCACTAAATGAAACTAGCCCATGTTGGGGTTAATGGCCCCCCcccaatttaaatatatgcCGATGACGGTGCTATCTCCTgaattatcaatttaatccttaaattataaagaatttattataatttctgGGATATATTTAGATTAGAAACCTAAAATAATAAGGTATTATTagacacaatttaaattaaaacaattatccACCTTGTATAGCAATTATCTTGTTTGTAGAGAGAATAGGAGAAATGAAGCAACACATAATATATACTCACAGATTGATGAGAGCAACCTCCTCATATAAAACACACAAGTTGAGGCTCACCGAATAAAGAAggaatattttgattcaaacCCCATCACCCCTCTCGACTGAGATTTTACACAAATCATcatgttaattataatttgtgcTTAAGTTTATTTGAAGggctaaaaaaaataagcatCACATCATGTCACAAATGtagaataatattatattttttttttctgaaaaaagGTTTCAACGTGGGATATTTATccaatgtttaattaaatgttgttCCCAATTTCCAAAAGGTTAAAGAAGATGTTTGTAAAAAGAtacttttgttaaaatatattgagtaaaaataaagaattgaaaatagtTGATGGGGTTTGAAATTaggagagagaagagaataaaaaagaagataaaaatgatgattaaatatagttaattgaacttagtcaacaaagataaataaatggttgcaagagaaaaaagaaatgaataataaagatcccttttatttctttgccGTAGAAATATAGAGTGGGAAACACGTAGATTTGTCacaatggaaataaaaaaaaaaaaagaggataaaatgttgtattatattatctattcgaaatgtatatttttagagagaaatgaataatttgtttttgtttatattttttataatttgcaaaagtaaaaaaagaaaagaaaagaaaagaaaaaagaatgtggGGGAGACAGTGGGGAAtggaaaaattgaaagaaaaaaagaagtgattGGAAAGGGGGagtaatttgatatatatttgttgtgtgTTTGAGTGTAGAGAGTGTAGAGCACACATAATGTGGCGAAACGTTGATGTGTGTGTTTATATTTCGTTGTCCAATGTCCACTCACTTACAATCCTCATCTCATccatttccctttcttttcaacataacccattttctctcttttaccAAACTTTCTTACTTACTCATATGCTAACACTTTcttctcattattttcatttcttttttctttttgtatttcttctttcctaaAGCTATCTTTATTTGTTGTTACCAATACAAAACTTACTTTCTATATTTACCCTTTTTATCTCTTCACTAAATactcttttctcttcctttcctttccttttctatgccttaatgtttattatttttttttttttactgagattttattattgttaaaattaaatttcaaacataagaAGCAAATAAAAACTCAATGGTACACAagtaatatttcaaaatcttaacattaaatgctttatttatttgtttaaaggTGCGGCATATTTTCGTTGCATTGCATGCCTTAGGGTAAAATGTATAAATGAACACATATCACTCTTCAAACTAGCTTATAGGGTAAAATGTATTATAGTTGTAAATTATCGTAATtgtattataatagtttgtatttggagtgttgattattttgattaagatTATAGTAGTATTTGCTTGAAAATAATGTTAGAATAGTTTGTATTGAGATTATGTTTAAGGATTGTTCAAATCTCCCAGGTAAGAAAGTAAGAGAATCAAACTTGAATTACAAAAGTGCCCACAACcagaataattaatttcaaccaCAAAATCAAACGATTAAAAGAATGTCCAAtctaacaatataaaaaaatatatgccCAATTTCAGAAAACACACAAATAATATTCAATCCAAAAGTACTAAAATGTGTACTCACAAAAGTAAGTTGATGTgtatctctttttcttttctttttaatgtagTAGGTTTAAATCTTactatacttttaatttgtgtatttgtgatttaattttctaaaaaaataataaaaacaattgcTTTCAATGAAAATCTATTTCTATAGACACTCTTAAGTGAAAACACCAATGCCAGAAGCACTTTgcctctttttaattttcaatataatatagCTAGAGTGCTACTTTCGTTCATTGTCAACCCCATGGAAattatttaagagaaaaaagtgaGAGTGTGAATTGTGAAAAGAAGAAGTATGTATcaagaaaatactaaaaaattaaaaaaaaaatctccttTACTGGAtcgaaaaatattttaataagaaaaaaataaattaaacataatgtCAAACTTGTCCAAGGTCATAAGATTAACAATGGATTTTTCTCCATGCTTTATCAAGTCAAAAAGCTGTCTTCACAAATTTGAAAGCCTTAatgtcaaataataataaaatttcattcatcTAAGTCTATGACATGTGATAGCACAATTGAAAGATATTATTAATTCACATCCCCACTTCAACCctttttaaatcaaacaaaggAATGATCACCTTCAATTCTTTTGCCAAATGTATGGACCCTTTCTCAAATTATatctccttttattttatttgagtttccattttcttaaaagtaaataaaaagttcaataaaCAATTGTTTATGTTCACTTCATGTTCTACCcatatctctctctcatctttctcctttttaaaTAGTGAGATCCAAAAAGGGATATATAGCATTGTATTTTGGCTTCTAAGATGACAATTTTAAAccattaatttcataaaacatttgcaaattttctaattttataaagtttcAAACACGATATTCAACAAAAGGGAGataatttgtaaaatcttttttttttttttttttttttttttttttttactttttaaaagtgaaaGTGAATAGTAATAGTCTTTTCTTTCCAACTTTTAAGTTGAGTGATATAGAGGTCATAAATTAGTACAACACCCCATTAgttaactttatatattttgaaatatacaCATCGAGTtaactttatatattaattaatgtgtgtcattctttttttagaaacaaaaggTTAGTCtcatagttctttttttttttttcttgagaaGGAATAAGATGGTTATAAATACTAAACAACCATGATGTTTTGGTAGTATTTgttaatgaaataattttttgaaattgtgttattattgaaataaaaattcatacaaatgataagaattataaacttacaaaaaaaaaaaaaagaaaaaaaagaagaggataATTACAACAGCTAGCTTTTTGGGtaatttctaaattcataCACAtctccaaaataaataaggaaGAGGGAACAAAAACCGTTCATTCTATTCCGagtttcattaatttaataccTAAAAATCTAGATTCCTCATcccatttcaaaatcaatcttCATTTACACTTTTactcttttaaatgttattaattaaagatgAAATACTCTAGTCTCTAACACTATATTAAATCATGGATTgacatccaaaagcttaagctaataTCATGCATAtatgaaggtaaatttaatatattatatcatctaaGATAGAGATTGAAGCACTTGAGCTATCAACCAAGGAAAAAGCTGAAAGAGTAGatatagagagagatggaTGAAAAGTAGTTTGCATGAGAGAGGGAAATGGAGAttgggagagagagagagagagagagagagaaggtaGCTAGTAAGCCCAGAAACTTGATTCTAGGGTTTGTCCTCCCAGATTAGGGTGTAAAGAAGAAAGTTGGAAAGATTTGAAGTGCATCAAAATCGAAATGAATGGAAGATGGGGTCCACTGATTGAGCAGGTTAGTGAGTAAGAGCCATTGATtggatgaaaaacaaaaaagaaaagaaaagggcaAAGGCATCAATTGTATATAGTTGTTTCATGTGTAATCAGAAGCTCAATTTTAGAGAAACATAGCATAATGGTCTTCCATATGTTTTGGTTTGTAACAGGAGAGCCATTGCTTCTCAATCCTTTCagaatctctttctttttcttttaaatatattttcagcTCATCATTCTTTAGTGTACTTCATAAAGAACCCTATATAGTTCTTAAACTATTCAATCTCACGCCTTCTCATATGGATaacaaaaaatggttttagatTAGAttctccaaaaacaaaatccaaattaCCATAAATACTTTCCAAACTTTCTTATATTCTCTACAAATTCTTAATCTTATTTACTTTTCACCTTTGgtatataatttgatatatatatacatgtgtgGTGCTACAAACAACCTAGTACGATTTTCACTTTAGTTAGAACTtagagaaatgaaatatatagaCTCCTAGTGGTGTCGTATCGTAAGtactatattttgaaaacattatcTCTAATAGtatcattttccttttgcttCGTGTACATACGGTAACTAGTGAACCACGTATATGTGTCAATttctatatactttttaattgtttaattgttaattttgtaagaTAGATAGTCATTTAAAAAACTGTTGGTATTGAAATTTGTTAGAACTTGTTAATGGCTTTAAAGTTGAAACAATGTGGTAATACAAGTGGCtgtcacattttttaatttcaattaatacAATGAGTAGCGATATTGCAACTTTTGAAGATGGGAGAATATTTATGACCAAATAATTTCagagtttctttttcttatgtaATTTAGGCTTCTATATTCTATTACTAAAATCAATGCTTTTGAAAACATCTGTTCATAAAAGCTTatgataaacatatatttgtttcAGACTATAACATTGCAGATGTCTCGAATTAATAAGAGAAGATATTtaataatcttcttcttcttttttgctttatttttggCGTTGAGTGGCAGTTATTGCACAAGTCTATACAGATTGAAAAATGGGAATCTTTTTCGtcatcaataataaaaaataaccaatGAAAAGAATCCATTCTAAAATTTGGGTATTACTAAAAGAAggatattattttctttaaaaaaaaaaaagatgaacgAATATACTTTGATATTTAATAcgtgagaaaataaaagtaaaatatttaggatttgagttggaaaaagaaaagagtgatAGGCAAAGGAACGGTGGAAAAACGACTCATTTTTCATAAGAGATTCCCTAATTATAATTAGCTGACAGCAACGGATTATAGggtaatttttatatataaaaaatcaaaatcaatcaacaccatatataaaaaatataatgaaaaataaaagaaaaacgtctacattattttactaatctttagattttgaaatattacaCTAAAATATATCCTAAAATTATTTCACTctataccatttttttatatctagGCAGTTACCAtggataaatatttatgagttattaattaatatgattttttttaactaaacctatttttatttttgattttgttattatttttacttaatcatattaatttttaaaaaactatctAACAGTAATGTAATACTAAAAATAGATGGTTAAGATTTAAACtagattaatataaaaatttcaacatacaaaatattaatctGTCTTGAACTAACAAGGAATGACAATATTAGTTATTGGTACggtataattgtttttaaaaatatatttttattagaataattgttttaagaaaacacatattaaattcttttaataagGAAGTAAAATAGTCAAcccatttaaaaataaaatttattgaataaatcTTTAACTAAGTATCCTATAATTAAGAAATACTCTATAACCACACCCATTTTAAGGGGAAGAAGTGATCATATGGTTGAATAAAAGCCTATATAAACCTGCTTGAGCTGAAATCAATTCAACCAAAAGCTTCTTTAATTCATCCTATTACTCAATTTTTTCCACTATGACCGTCATGAAATTTCTTATTGTTCCTCTTGTTTTGGTTGCTTTCTCGTGTAACATATGTGAGAGCTTTGAATTGGAAAGAAAGGATTTTGAATCTGAAAAGAGTCTAATGCAACTCTACAAGAGATGGAGTAGCCACCATAGAATCTCAAGGAATGCGAATGAGATGCACAACCGTTTTAAGGTGTTCAAAAATAATGCAAAACATGTGTTCAAAGTGAATCTAATGGGAAAGTCATTAAAATTGAAGCTCAACCAATTTGCTGATATGTCTGATGATGAGTTTAGGAACATGTATAGTTCCAATATTACTTACTACAAAGACTTACATGCCAAGAAAATAGAAGCTACCGGTGGTCGTATAGGTGGATTCATGTATGAACATGCAAATAATATTCCATCTTCTATAGATTGGAGGAAAAAAGGAGCTGTGAATGCCATAAAAAATCAAGGCAGATGTGGTAATATGTCTTCTActaataattatgttttaatttagagTTCTTTTCTACTActaataattatgttttaatttagagTTCTTTTCTAACGcctaaataattataattatgtgTTATGTGTTCGGCAGGAAGTTGTTGGGCATTTGCTGCTGTGGCTGCAGTGGAATCTATTcaccaaataaaaacaaatgagtTAGTATCTCTTTCAGAGGAAGAGGTGTTGGATTGTGATTATAGAGACGGTGGTTGTCGTGGAGGATTCTATAACTCCGCATTTGAGTTCATGATGGATAACGATGGGGTTACAATTGAGGATAACTATCCGTATTACGAAGGAAATGGATATTGTCGTAGACGAGGAGTGAGTTGAAACCAATATAATTCTAATTAAActatctaaatttattttataattgaattattcataatataattatgtgtGTTGTGTTTGATATTTCATTAATAGGGCCGCAATAAGAGGGTGAGAATTGATGGATACGAGAATGTACCTCGAAACAATGAGTATGCTTTGATGAAAGCAGTGGCACACCAACCGGTAGCAGTGGCCATAGCGTCAGGTGGAAGTGACTTTAAATTTTACGGTGGTGGAATGTTTACGGAAAATGACTTTTGTGGATTTAACATTGATCACACGGTAGTGGTAGTTGGGTATGGAACGGATGAAGATGGAGATTATTGGATAATAAGGAACCAATATGGACATAGGTGGGGAATGAATGGTTATATGAAGATGCAGCGAGGAGCACATTCTCCACAAGGTGTATGTGGAATGGCAATGCAACCTGCCTATCCCGTCAAGTACTAGAATTCCTCCTTTTAATTTAGCCTCTCAATAGAATTGAGGTAGCTAGCTACGTTTTTATTCATTtgctaattttgaaaataatgcaTTTTTGCTTTTTCGTCATCAGTGTAGcaattcatatataaatgaataacgtattgatatttgattagttgtagttttattcttaattatttttatgtaaaattgcataaaataacattttcagaatatgatataacaattataacattattttagaattttgtaaatatggcaaaattttctttccatcctaaatttgttattatttctaaactaccattcaataacttatttccgtttattttattttctgtctTAATTCTAATTGCACTATGgaatataatacaatattttatgtCTTAATTCTAATTGCACTATGGAATATAATACAATAGTTGTTGATTGTCTTAATCctaattgcaatatgaaatataatattgattGTCTTAATcctaatttaacttcatttgtgattttgagtttattttgaGTTCCaagtgattttgttttatttttttatggttttacTTTGTTATGTTGTAATATACTTATGTTGTCTTATATGcattagttggttaatatacttacttgtgattttcattttttaaaattttatgttgtatATGAATTATGTATTGTTAGTAAAATTAATCATTATCAAGTttatgaatcaagtttacaaatg
This DNA window, taken from Cucumis sativus cultivar 9930 chromosome 6, Cucumber_9930_V3, whole genome shotgun sequence, encodes the following:
- the LOC101219167 gene encoding probable disease resistance protein At5g66900 — encoded protein: MALELVGGAVLGAVVGELFKAILNLGERAISFNPVLKDIRSKLNAIMPLVKQIDELNDYLDYPKEETEKLRGLMDEGKQLLLQCGDVKLGDLNYLKRPSYTQKLRELDTALRSFMDVLMLQMARDQKKNMKMMNQMMEIICRLDNRGGSSKPMDLFVPPCLVPQLREETVGLEKPVKELKVKLLKNGVQMLVVTAPGGCGKTTLALKFCHDKEVKDIFQEKIFVPVSRKPDLKLILKDIIESLRGIQLPDLQSDERAFCYLELWLKQTSVNRPVLIVLDDVWSGQESEVLLDKLFQLPCCKILVTSRFYFPRFSESYYLEPLNHENAVQLFRRAASLDKGISKLPDDETVEKIIGGCKRLPLALKVIGRSLSHKPTSVWKVTGRNLARSGSIFDSDNELLECLQSSLDVLDDNMVTKKSFMDLGSFHEDQRISASTFIDMCTVLYTLDESEAMVTLDELSSRSLVNFVTARKYGYDDDFYEEYSFTQHDILRDLAIHLMNMEPIEQRKRLILDINGNDLPKWWVDQEKHTSYARLISITTDKRFSASWPDMEAPEVEVLILNLQSRTYNLPGFIKRMNKLKVLIITYFGSFLTEVTSEDNQLLDSLTSLERIRFERISVPIFSNPNPKPLINLQKISFFMCKFGQTFMDPSTPISDLLPNLLEISIDFCNNLSEVPNRLCEIVSLQKLSITNCHGLSSLPEDVGKLINLKNLRLRSCIHLEEFPESTTKLRELVLLDISNCIGLAKLPEKIGEFHNLEKLDMRHCWSLSKLPLSIGKLKNVKFLCDREVGEWLRKVAPRLAKQVKVQEEEANLEWLGF
- the LOC101219723 gene encoding ervatamin-B, translating into MTVMKFLIVPLVLVAFSCNICESFELERKDFESEKSLMQLYKRWSSHHRISRNANEMHNRFKVFKNNAKHVFKVNLMGKSLKLKLNQFADMSDDEFRNMYSSNITYYKDLHAKKIEATGGRIGGFMYEHANNIPSSIDWRKKGAVNAIKNQGRCGSCWAFAAVAAVESIHQIKTNELVSLSEEEVLDCDYRDGGCRGGFYNSAFEFMMDNDGVTIEDNYPYYEGNGYCRRRGGRNKRVRIDGYENVPRNNEYALMKAVAHQPVAVAIASGGSDFKFYGGGMFTENDFCGFNIDHTVVVVGYGTDEDGDYWIIRNQYGHRWGMNGYMKMQRGAHSPQGVCGMAMQPAYPVKY